One Caretta caretta isolate rCarCar2 chromosome 24, rCarCar1.hap1, whole genome shotgun sequence genomic region harbors:
- the CA14 gene encoding carbonic anhydrase 14 isoform X2: MLLTLILLQGFSHTLAANHGSHWTYKGPHGQVHWSDDHLDCGGQAQSPIDIQTKSVRHNPALPPIEPQGYRSPGDGAFTLLNNGHTVEVSLPPSMFLRGLPQTYVAVQLHFHWGSRGQAGGSEHQVNGETFPAELHIVHYNSESYANVSEAKQRVDGLAVLGILIEVGNVANPAYDNILDRLKNIQHAGQKISIPPFDIHELLPGQLGHYFRYNGSLTTPPCSQNVLWTVFHQRARISASQLERLQGGLYSTEVANSLPVPLVDNYRAPQLLNQRVVFSSFPVGPSAYSAGEIVAIVFGTLFGCLSIFLTIHFVVKRIRPRINLFPLRQGRDSSKANGS; the protein is encoded by the exons ATGCTTCTCACTTTAATCCTCCTGCAGGGTTTTTCCCACACCCTGGCTGCAAATCATG GTTCCCACTGGACATATAAAG GCCCCCATGGCCAGGTGCACTGGTCAGATGACCACCTGGACTGCGGGGGGCAGGCGCAGTCCCCCATTGATATCCAGACCAAGTCCGTGAGGCACAACCCAGCCCTGCCACCTATTGAGCCCCAGGGATACCGGAGCCCTGGGGACGGGGCCTTCACCCTCCTCAACAATGGGCACACAG TGGAGGTGTCCCTGCCCCCGTCCATGTTCCTCCGGGGGCTTCCGCAGACCTATGTGGCCGTCCAGCTGCACTTCCACTGGGGCAGCCGGGGGCAGGCCGGCGGGTCGGAGCATCAGGTGAATGGGGAGACTTTCCCTGCCGAG CTACACATTGTGCATTACAACTCGGAGAGCTACGCCAACGTCAGCGAGGCCAAGCAGCGGGTGGATGGCCTGGCCGTGCTGGGCATCCTCATCGAG GTCGGCAACGTGGCCAACCCTGCCTATGACAACATCCTCGATCGGCTGAAGAACATCCAGCATGCAG GGCAGAAAATCTCCATCCCGCCCTTCGACATTCATGAGCTGCTTCCCGGGCAGCTGGGCCACTATTTCCGCTATAACGGCTCCTTGACCACGCCGCCCTGTTCCCAGAATGTGCTCTGGACCGTCTTCCACCAGCGGGCGCGGATTTCTGCCTCCCAG CTGGAGAGGCTGCAGGGGGGGCTATACTCCACCGAAGTTGCAAACTCTTTGCCTGTGCCTCTGGTGGACAATTACCGAGCCCCTCAGCTGCTGAACCAGAGGGTGGTGTTCTCCTCCTTCCCCGTGG GTCCCTCAGCCTACTCTGCAG GTGAAATCGTTGCCATCGTCTTTGGGACCCTCTTCGGCTGCCTCAGCATCTTTCTCACCATCCACTTTGTGGTGAAGAGAATACG GCCCAGAATTAACCTGTTTCCCCTCCGGCAGGGAAGAGATTCATCAAAGGCAAATGGATCCTGA
- the CA14 gene encoding carbonic anhydrase 14 isoform X3 has protein sequence MLLTLILLQGFSHTLAANHGSHWTYKGPHGQVHWSDDHLDCGGQAQSPIDIQTKSVRHNPALPPIEPQGYRSPGDGAFTLLNNGHTVEVSLPPSMFLRGLPQTYVAVQLHFHWGSRGQAGGSEHQVNGETFPAELHIVHYNSESYANVSEAKQRVDGLAVLGILIEVGNVANPAYDNILDRLKNIQHAGQKISIPPFDIHELLPGQLGHYFRYNGSLTTPPCSQNVLWTVFHQRARISASQLERLQGGLYSTEVANSLPVPLVDNYRAPQLLNQRVVFSSFPVGEIVAIVFGTLFGCLSIFLTIHFVVKRIRMKRIREQKDVVFKSSSRRAVSGNSHRP, from the exons ATGCTTCTCACTTTAATCCTCCTGCAGGGTTTTTCCCACACCCTGGCTGCAAATCATG GTTCCCACTGGACATATAAAG GCCCCCATGGCCAGGTGCACTGGTCAGATGACCACCTGGACTGCGGGGGGCAGGCGCAGTCCCCCATTGATATCCAGACCAAGTCCGTGAGGCACAACCCAGCCCTGCCACCTATTGAGCCCCAGGGATACCGGAGCCCTGGGGACGGGGCCTTCACCCTCCTCAACAATGGGCACACAG TGGAGGTGTCCCTGCCCCCGTCCATGTTCCTCCGGGGGCTTCCGCAGACCTATGTGGCCGTCCAGCTGCACTTCCACTGGGGCAGCCGGGGGCAGGCCGGCGGGTCGGAGCATCAGGTGAATGGGGAGACTTTCCCTGCCGAG CTACACATTGTGCATTACAACTCGGAGAGCTACGCCAACGTCAGCGAGGCCAAGCAGCGGGTGGATGGCCTGGCCGTGCTGGGCATCCTCATCGAG GTCGGCAACGTGGCCAACCCTGCCTATGACAACATCCTCGATCGGCTGAAGAACATCCAGCATGCAG GGCAGAAAATCTCCATCCCGCCCTTCGACATTCATGAGCTGCTTCCCGGGCAGCTGGGCCACTATTTCCGCTATAACGGCTCCTTGACCACGCCGCCCTGTTCCCAGAATGTGCTCTGGACCGTCTTCCACCAGCGGGCGCGGATTTCTGCCTCCCAG CTGGAGAGGCTGCAGGGGGGGCTATACTCCACCGAAGTTGCAAACTCTTTGCCTGTGCCTCTGGTGGACAATTACCGAGCCCCTCAGCTGCTGAACCAGAGGGTGGTGTTCTCCTCCTTCCCCGTGG GTGAAATCGTTGCCATCGTCTTTGGGACCCTCTTCGGCTGCCTCAGCATCTTTCTCACCATCCACTTTGTGGTGAAGAGAATACG AATGAAGAGGATCCGGGAGCAAAAGGACGTCGTGTTCAAATCCTCTTCCAGACGTGCAGTGTCAGGCAACAGCCACCGCCCCTGA
- the CA14 gene encoding carbonic anhydrase 14 isoform X1, with product MLLTLILLQGFSHTLAANHGSHWTYKGPHGQVHWSDDHLDCGGQAQSPIDIQTKSVRHNPALPPIEPQGYRSPGDGAFTLLNNGHTVEVSLPPSMFLRGLPQTYVAVQLHFHWGSRGQAGGSEHQVNGETFPAELHIVHYNSESYANVSEAKQRVDGLAVLGILIEVGNVANPAYDNILDRLKNIQHAGQKISIPPFDIHELLPGQLGHYFRYNGSLTTPPCSQNVLWTVFHQRARISASQLERLQGGLYSTEVANSLPVPLVDNYRAPQLLNQRVVFSSFPVGPSAYSAGEIVAIVFGTLFGCLSIFLTIHFVVKRIRMKRIREQKDVVFKSSSRRAVSGNSHRP from the exons ATGCTTCTCACTTTAATCCTCCTGCAGGGTTTTTCCCACACCCTGGCTGCAAATCATG GTTCCCACTGGACATATAAAG GCCCCCATGGCCAGGTGCACTGGTCAGATGACCACCTGGACTGCGGGGGGCAGGCGCAGTCCCCCATTGATATCCAGACCAAGTCCGTGAGGCACAACCCAGCCCTGCCACCTATTGAGCCCCAGGGATACCGGAGCCCTGGGGACGGGGCCTTCACCCTCCTCAACAATGGGCACACAG TGGAGGTGTCCCTGCCCCCGTCCATGTTCCTCCGGGGGCTTCCGCAGACCTATGTGGCCGTCCAGCTGCACTTCCACTGGGGCAGCCGGGGGCAGGCCGGCGGGTCGGAGCATCAGGTGAATGGGGAGACTTTCCCTGCCGAG CTACACATTGTGCATTACAACTCGGAGAGCTACGCCAACGTCAGCGAGGCCAAGCAGCGGGTGGATGGCCTGGCCGTGCTGGGCATCCTCATCGAG GTCGGCAACGTGGCCAACCCTGCCTATGACAACATCCTCGATCGGCTGAAGAACATCCAGCATGCAG GGCAGAAAATCTCCATCCCGCCCTTCGACATTCATGAGCTGCTTCCCGGGCAGCTGGGCCACTATTTCCGCTATAACGGCTCCTTGACCACGCCGCCCTGTTCCCAGAATGTGCTCTGGACCGTCTTCCACCAGCGGGCGCGGATTTCTGCCTCCCAG CTGGAGAGGCTGCAGGGGGGGCTATACTCCACCGAAGTTGCAAACTCTTTGCCTGTGCCTCTGGTGGACAATTACCGAGCCCCTCAGCTGCTGAACCAGAGGGTGGTGTTCTCCTCCTTCCCCGTGG GTCCCTCAGCCTACTCTGCAG GTGAAATCGTTGCCATCGTCTTTGGGACCCTCTTCGGCTGCCTCAGCATCTTTCTCACCATCCACTTTGTGGTGAAGAGAATACG AATGAAGAGGATCCGGGAGCAAAAGGACGTCGTGTTCAAATCCTCTTCCAGACGTGCAGTGTCAGGCAACAGCCACCGCCCCTGA